The sequence AAGTCGTCTTCCTCGCATTGGGCGATGCAGATACCGGCGTCGATGCCGAAATAGACGAGCGTGGGCACACCGTTCTTATCCAATAACGCACAGCCGCTGAAAATCCCCTTATCGGGATCTCCCGGCATCGATGCCAGACCGACCGGGTGGGAACGCCAGTGAAGTGTATCAACACTGGACGCATGCCCCCAGCAATGCCCAAGTTCTTTATCTTGATAGATATAGAAAAGGTGATATTTGCCCTTCCAGAAAATGGCTCCGTTGGGATCGAACGGCATCGCATTGCCTTCAGGAATCACAAAATGATATGCTGGACGATAAGGATCCTTTTGAAACGTCTCTCTCAGTGTACGCGCGCTCTGAATTAATTCATCCATCTATTTCTCCTACCCAATTTTATAGTTCTTTTATACCTACCAGCAATTCGATGGCGCTATGTCCCAAGCATTAATCATTCTAAATTTCGTACTACCACCTTTGCTGAACAGCCTGATCCCCATACTGTCCTCACGTTTGGGGTAGACGCGGGCGGTTAGGCATTGGCGGTCGTTGGCGAATACTTCCAGGATGGATTTGTCCAGGAAGATGCGCAGTTTAAGCGGCTCGCCGGGGGCTAGCTCCAGCGGGAGAACTTGGACTGATCGGGGCCTCTGTAACAACTTGTGTACGACAAAATCATCGGTTGAGGTTTCGTCCTGACGGGAATGGTTGGTGTCGACGGATAAAGACTTTTCTTTGGGGTTGTAGGTGATTACGGTCTGTTCCTCCCCATCGGGAGAGCAGCGGACTTTAACACCATACTCGGCGGCATCGCTGGGAGCTATTTCGAGAGAGAGTTCGAGGCAATCGCCGCGGATATCATCCAGGGAGCACTCATCGATGACCGTGAGGTTATTATAGGATCGGGGACGGATTCGCAGCCTCTCGATCTCCGGCACAGGTTGGATTAAAACAGCGCCATCTTCGGCTAGGGAAAGTATGCGCGGCATACTCATGACGCCGCTCCAGCCTGAGTTACTGTGATCACAGCATTCAAAGGCCCAACCCCAGAAGATGCGCCGTCCTTTGTCATCCAGCAGGCTCTCAGTGGCGAAAAGCGGGCCACCGCACAGGCCGTTCATGAGGGCATGGCGTTCGGGGTAGAACGTCTCATTCTCCCATCGTCCCAAATAATACTGCGCACCGCGTTCGTGGCTGATGAATAGAAGCATGCGCGTGTTGCCCAGCTTGAAGAAGTCCGGGCAGGCGCAGTCGTCATCGAGTTCCGTCCACTTACGTTCCGATTGGTACATCGGGTGAAGGAATTCCCAATTAATCAGGTCATCTGATTTGAATAAGAAAAGCGTATCGCCGTTTTTATCCCATTTGGTGATGTTGCCAAGCCCTACATAATAGGTGTCACCCTCGAGCCAGCAGTGGGGGTCGAACACGCCATAGAGTTCCCGTCTGGGATCGCCTTCCTTGAGCAAGGGAATAACAGGATTGTGCGGGCTTTTGACCCAATTAATCAAATCATCTTCTTCGCATTGGGCGATGCAGATACCGGCTTTGATGCCGAAATAGATGAGCGTGGGTACGCCATTCTTG comes from bacterium and encodes:
- a CDS encoding glycoside hydrolase family 32 protein; this translates as MDELIQSARTLREKFQKDPYRPAYHFVIPEGVGWPFDPNGAIFWKGKYHLFYIYEDKDLGRSWGHASSVDLLHWRFHPVGLAPMPGDVDTGINSGGAFLDKNGVPTLIYFGIKAGICIAQCEEDDLINWVKSPHNPVIPLLKEGDPRRELYGVFDPHCWLEGDTYYVGLGNITKWDKNGDTLFLFKSDDLINWEFLHPMYQSERKWTELDDDCACPDFFKLGNTRMLLFISHERGAQYYLGRWENETFYPERHALMNGLCGGPLFATESLLDDKGRRIFWGWAFECCDHSNSGWSGVMSMPRILSLAEDGAVLIQPVPEIERLRIRPRSYNNLTVIDECSLDDIRGDCLELSLEIAPSDAAEYGVKVRCSPDGEEQTVITYNPKEKSLSVDTNHSRQDETSTDDFVVHKLLQRPRSVQVLPLELAPGEPLKLRIFLDKSILEVFANDRQCLTARVYPKREDSMGIRLFSKGGSTKFRMINAWDIAPSNCW